A stretch of the Solanum stenotomum isolate F172 unplaced genomic scaffold, ASM1918654v1 scaffold14222, whole genome shotgun sequence genome encodes the following:
- the LOC125850134 gene encoding F-box/LRR-repeat protein At3g26922-like, translated as MESPGSKRKRLSNRSVYLPNHVIDRIFTFLPIKDVISSSAVASPFLNSWMYARNLRFDRIFKNNCGRDDISIINKIISGHLGKKIYSFHLYIPAPNRYSLFLQEWIQIVASKGIEELEIDLWFTPDNEDTYYMHSDFIDIETLRSGLSPRYVDFEYKDMEFYLPNLKELQIVRHGLTYVNPWDIIFFVKNCPQIERLFLDFGDYAMEAGRYWNFVAKEKFENCQIEFSKLKLLKVKGYKKLELEGKL; from the exons atgGAATCTCCAGGATCCAAAAGAAAGCGATTGTCAAATCGTTCTGTTTATCTTCCTAATCATGTGATTGATaggatttttacctttttacctATTAAGGATGTTATTTCTTCTTCTGCAGTAGCTAGTCCATTTTTAAATTCATGGATGTATGCCCGCAATTTGCGTTTTGATAGAATCTTTAAGAACAATTGTGGTAGGGATGATATCTCaataatcaataaaatcatAAGTGGTCATTTAGGAAAGAAAATTTACAGTTTTCATTTGTACATTCCTGCGCCAAATAGGTACTCACTTTTTCTTCAGGAGTGGATTCAAATTGTTGCATCAAAGGGCATAGAAGAGCTCGAGATAGATTTATGGTTTACACCTGATAATGAAGATACTTACTATATGCATtctgattttattgatattgaAACTCTTCGAAGT GGACTTTCTCCTAGATATGTGGATTTTGAATACAAAGATATGGAGTTCTATCTTCCAAATTTGAAGGAGTTGCAAATTGTGCGACATGGACTAACATATGTGAACCCATGGGACATCATTTTCTTTGTCAAGAATTGTCCCCAAATTGAAAGACTCTTTCTCGAT TTTGGCGATTATGCAATGGAAGCAGGAAGATATTGGAATTTTGTGGCAAAGGAAAAGTTTGAGAATTGCCAAATAGAGTTTTCGAAGCTAAAACTCTTAAAGGTGAAAGGATACAAGAAGCTTGAGCTGGAAGGGAAATTG